The Pseudomonas azotoformans genome has a segment encoding these proteins:
- a CDS encoding OsmC family protein: MKARIQWAGEAMFLGESGSGHVVVMDGPPEAGGRNLGVRPMEMLLLGVGGCSNFDVVSILKKSRQAVESCEAFLEAERATEDPKVFTKIHMHFVVKGRALKEAQVKRAIELSAEKYCSASIMLGAAGVAITHDYEIIELG; the protein is encoded by the coding sequence ATGAAGGCACGCATCCAATGGGCGGGCGAAGCCATGTTCCTCGGTGAGTCGGGCAGTGGCCATGTGGTGGTCATGGATGGCCCGCCGGAAGCCGGTGGCCGTAACCTGGGCGTACGCCCGATGGAAATGCTCCTGCTGGGCGTAGGCGGTTGCAGCAATTTCGACGTGGTCAGCATCCTGAAAAAGTCCCGCCAGGCCGTGGAAAGCTGCGAAGCCTTCCTGGAAGCCGAGCGCGCCACTGAAGACCCCAAGGTGTTCACCAAGATCCACATGCATTTCGTGGTGAAGGGCCGGGCGCTGAAAGAAGCCCAGGTCAAGCGTGCTATCGAGCTGTCAGCCGAGAAGTATTGCTCGGCGTCGATCATGCTTGGCGCGGCCGGTGTGGCCATCACCCATGATTACGAAATCATCGAGTTGGGTTGA
- the coq7 gene encoding 2-polyprenyl-3-methyl-6-methoxy-1,4-benzoquinone monooxygenase, giving the protein MTTQRHYSPIDRLLLQADMAMRTLLPFSGQPYRPSPAIVQPDAQMSETETRHVAGLMRINHTGEVCAQALYQGQALTAKLPQVRAAMEHAAEEEIDHLAWCEQRIRQLGSHPSVLNPLFYGLSFGIGAAAGLISDKVSLGFVAATEHQVCKHLDEHLEQLPVEDEKSRAILEQMRIDEEHHAESALDAGGFRFPAPVRFGMSLLAKVMTKSTYRI; this is encoded by the coding sequence ATGACTACCCAACGTCACTACTCGCCGATTGACCGTCTGTTGCTGCAAGCCGACATGGCCATGCGTACGCTGCTGCCGTTCAGTGGTCAGCCGTACCGCCCTTCGCCCGCGATTGTGCAGCCCGACGCCCAGATGAGCGAGACCGAGACCCGCCACGTCGCCGGCCTGATGCGCATCAACCATACCGGCGAAGTCTGCGCCCAGGCGCTGTACCAGGGCCAGGCCCTGACCGCCAAGCTGCCGCAGGTCCGTGCCGCCATGGAACATGCCGCCGAGGAAGAAATCGACCACTTGGCCTGGTGCGAGCAACGCATTCGCCAACTGGGCAGTCACCCGAGCGTGCTGAACCCGCTGTTTTATGGTTTGTCGTTCGGGATTGGCGCCGCTGCCGGCCTGATCAGCGACAAAGTCAGCCTGGGTTTTGTCGCCGCCACCGAACATCAAGTGTGCAAACACCTGGATGAGCATCTGGAACAACTGCCGGTCGAGGACGAAAAGTCCCGGGCGATTCTTGAGCAGATGCGCATCGATGAAGAACACCACGCCGAAAGCGCGTTGGATGCGGGCGGTTTCCGCTTCCCCGCGCCGGTGCGGTTCGGTATGAGTCTCTTGGCCAAAGTCATGACCAAAAGCACCTATAGAATTTGA
- a CDS encoding lipoate--protein ligase family protein: MTQPVAMTVEAGLAAEQDLMAAVCAGEREYGLLFWQPSDQALVMPRRLSRLPAFETASQVSADAGWPVLLRETGGEPVPQSSATVNIALVYAPPRSEGDQNRIETGYLRLCQPICDLLIELGGDASVGEIDGAFCDGRYNVNLNGRKMVGTAQRWRQSGGRPVGLVHGALLLENDRDELIAAVNRFNEACGLDQRVRADSHIALHEAFPAPDAISRLDTLYRKMLASFLPV; encoded by the coding sequence ATGACTCAGCCGGTGGCGATGACTGTCGAAGCAGGGCTTGCCGCCGAACAAGACCTGATGGCGGCGGTTTGCGCGGGTGAGCGGGAATATGGGTTGCTGTTCTGGCAACCCAGCGACCAAGCCTTGGTCATGCCACGTCGTTTGAGCCGCTTGCCGGCTTTTGAGACCGCCAGCCAGGTTTCCGCGGATGCCGGTTGGCCGGTATTGCTGCGTGAAACCGGTGGAGAACCGGTGCCGCAGTCGAGTGCCACGGTCAACATCGCCCTGGTCTATGCTCCGCCGCGCAGCGAAGGCGATCAGAACCGTATCGAAACGGGTTACTTGCGTTTGTGCCAACCGATCTGCGATTTGCTGATCGAGTTGGGAGGCGATGCGTCCGTCGGTGAAATCGACGGCGCGTTTTGCGACGGCCGCTACAACGTCAACCTCAACGGCCGCAAAATGGTCGGCACCGCCCAGCGTTGGCGGCAAAGTGGTGGGCGCCCGGTGGGGTTGGTGCACGGTGCGCTGTTGCTGGAAAACGATCGCGACGAGCTGATCGCGGCGGTCAATCGCTTCAATGAAGCCTGCGGCCTCGACCAGCGGGTGCGCGCCGACAGCCACATTGCCTTGCACGAAGCCTTCCCCGCGCCGGATGCGATCAGCCGGCTGGACACCCTGTACCGCAAAATGCTGGCCAGTTTCCTGCCGGTTTAG
- the trpD gene encoding anthranilate phosphoribosyltransferase, with protein sequence MDIKTALSRIVGHLDLSTAEMSDVMREIMTGQCTDAQIGAFMMAMRMKSESIDEIVGAVSVMRELADKVELKTLDGVVDVVGTGGDGANIFNVSTASSFVVAAAGCTVAKHGNRAVSGKSGSADLLEAAGIYLNLTPVQVARCIDSVGIGFMFAQSHHGAMKHAAGPRKDLGLRTLFNMLGPLTNPAGVKHQVVGVFSQALCRPLAEVLQRLGSKHVLVVHSKDGLDEFSLAAPTFVAELKNDQVTEYWVEPEDLGMKSQSLHGLAVESPAASLELIRDALGRRKTENGQKAAEMIVLNAGAALYAADHAYSLKEGVALAHDALHTGLAREKLEELGAFTAVFKMENEG encoded by the coding sequence ATGGATATCAAGACTGCCCTGAGCCGTATCGTCGGCCACCTGGACCTGAGCACCGCTGAAATGAGCGATGTGATGCGCGAAATCATGACCGGTCAATGCACCGACGCGCAGATCGGCGCGTTCATGATGGCCATGCGCATGAAGAGCGAGAGCATCGACGAGATCGTCGGCGCCGTGTCGGTGATGCGCGAGCTGGCGGACAAAGTCGAACTCAAGACCCTCGACGGCGTGGTCGATGTGGTCGGTACCGGTGGTGACGGTGCGAACATCTTCAACGTGTCGACGGCTTCTTCGTTTGTGGTCGCGGCGGCGGGTTGCACCGTGGCCAAGCACGGTAACCGCGCGGTGTCCGGCAAGAGCGGCAGCGCCGACCTGCTGGAGGCGGCCGGGATCTACCTGAACCTGACGCCGGTCCAAGTGGCGCGCTGCATCGACAGCGTCGGCATCGGCTTCATGTTTGCCCAATCCCACCATGGTGCGATGAAGCACGCCGCAGGCCCGCGCAAGGACCTCGGCCTGCGCACCCTGTTCAACATGCTCGGCCCGCTTACGAATCCGGCCGGTGTGAAACACCAGGTGGTGGGCGTGTTCAGCCAGGCACTGTGCCGGCCATTGGCCGAAGTACTGCAACGCCTGGGCAGCAAGCATGTGCTGGTGGTGCATTCCAAGGACGGCCTGGACGAATTCAGCCTGGCGGCACCGACCTTTGTGGCGGAGCTGAAGAATGACCAGGTCACCGAGTATTGGGTCGAGCCGGAAGATCTGGGCATGAAGAGCCAGAGCCTGCACGGCCTGGCGGTGGAAAGCCCGGCGGCCTCACTGGAGTTGATTCGCGATGCCCTGGGGCGTCGCAAGACTGAGAACGGTCAAAAAGCTGCCGAGATGATAGTGTTGAATGCGGGTGCTGCGCTGTATGCGGCCGACCACGCCTATAGTCTTAAAGAAGGTGTCGCCTTGGCCCACGATGCGCTGCACACCGGTCTGGCTCGCGAAAAGCTCGAAGAGCTGGGAGCATTCACCGCAGTATTCAAGATGGAGAATGAAGGATGA
- the trpC gene encoding indole-3-glycerol phosphate synthase TrpC, whose translation MSVPTVLEKILARKAEEVAERRARVTLAELEAQAKIADAPRGFANALIKQAKEKQPAVIAEIKKASPSKGVIREIFIPEEIAKSYEKGGATCLSVLTDIDYFQGSDLFLQQARAACKLPVIRKDFMVDPYQIVEARALGADCVLLIVSALDDVKMAELAAVAKSVGLDVLVEVHDGDELERALKTLDTPLVGVNNRNLHTFEVSLENTLDLLPRIPRDRLVITESGIVNRADVELMEISGVYSFLVGETFMRAENPGAELQRLFFPERGVAVSGSTLD comes from the coding sequence ATGAGTGTGCCGACCGTTCTGGAAAAGATCCTGGCCCGCAAGGCCGAAGAAGTGGCTGAGCGTCGTGCCCGCGTGACCCTGGCCGAGCTGGAAGCCCAGGCGAAGATCGCTGATGCTCCGCGTGGCTTTGCCAATGCGTTGATCAAGCAGGCCAAGGAAAAGCAGCCGGCCGTCATTGCTGAAATCAAGAAAGCTTCGCCGAGCAAGGGCGTGATTCGTGAGATCTTCATTCCTGAAGAGATCGCCAAGAGCTATGAGAAGGGCGGTGCGACCTGCCTGTCCGTACTGACTGATATCGACTATTTCCAGGGTTCCGACCTGTTCCTGCAGCAGGCCCGCGCCGCGTGCAAGTTGCCGGTGATCCGCAAGGATTTCATGGTCGACCCGTATCAGATTGTCGAAGCTCGTGCCCTGGGCGCCGACTGTGTGCTGTTGATCGTCTCCGCCCTGGATGACGTGAAGATGGCGGAACTGGCGGCCGTGGCGAAAAGCGTTGGCCTGGATGTGCTGGTAGAAGTGCACGACGGTGACGAACTGGAACGCGCCCTCAAAACCCTCGACACACCGCTGGTGGGGGTTAACAACCGTAACCTGCACACCTTCGAAGTCAGCCTGGAAAACACCCTCGACCTGCTGCCGCGCATTCCACGCGACCGTCTGGTGATTACCGAGAGTGGTATCGTCAACCGTGCCGATGTGGAGCTGATGGAGATCAGCGGTGTTTATTCGTTCCTGGTGGGCGAGACCTTCATGCGTGCCGAGAACCCAGGGGCCGAATTGCAGCGCCTGTTCTTCCCGGAGCGTGGCGTGGCGGTCAGCGGTTCGACCCTGGATTGA
- a CDS encoding DUF805 domain-containing protein: protein MSDNRFKIVFDGALLPGVESTTAKLNLAELFKSDVEAIEKLFTGRPVALKRDLSRPDAETYLTALKNAGVDARIEPEQPVAFSLDETHETDSGNFSRPAASPYAPPRSAVGDDLPEYATLKVFTIHGRIGRLRYLAWTLVLTLTLLVAGGIISTVSFAVATASPTAGTILGVLLGLGLFVALVWVSVQIGVQRLHDLGWSGWLYFLNLVPLVNSVFPILLLVLPGNAGANQYGAPPPRNSTAVKVLATLWLAFIPVMLAIVVTLGMNGYLNQLEANMDSSYESSSITSDEDADQATTVEEDEAQSADEAGEPVDSPEQ, encoded by the coding sequence ATGAGCGACAACCGTTTCAAGATCGTGTTTGATGGAGCATTGCTCCCGGGTGTCGAAAGCACCACGGCCAAGCTGAACCTGGCCGAGCTGTTCAAGAGCGACGTCGAAGCCATCGAGAAGCTCTTCACCGGTCGCCCGGTCGCGCTCAAACGTGACCTGTCGCGCCCGGATGCGGAAACCTACCTCACCGCACTGAAAAACGCCGGGGTCGATGCGCGCATTGAACCCGAACAGCCCGTGGCCTTCAGCCTGGACGAAACTCACGAAACGGACTCTGGCAACTTCTCGCGCCCTGCAGCTTCACCTTACGCACCACCACGTTCCGCCGTGGGTGATGACCTGCCGGAATACGCCACCCTCAAGGTGTTCACTATCCACGGGCGCATCGGTCGACTGCGATACCTCGCCTGGACCCTGGTGTTGACCCTCACACTGCTGGTTGCGGGCGGCATCATCAGCACCGTCAGCTTTGCCGTTGCCACCGCTTCGCCAACGGCGGGGACCATTCTTGGTGTACTGCTAGGCCTCGGGCTGTTTGTTGCGCTGGTCTGGGTCAGTGTGCAAATCGGTGTGCAGCGCCTGCACGACCTGGGCTGGTCTGGCTGGTTGTACTTCCTCAACCTGGTTCCGCTGGTGAACAGTGTCTTCCCGATCCTGCTGCTGGTATTGCCGGGCAATGCAGGCGCCAACCAGTATGGCGCGCCACCACCACGCAACTCCACGGCGGTAAAAGTCCTGGCCACCCTGTGGCTGGCGTTTATCCCGGTCATGCTTGCCATCGTGGTAACCCTGGGCATGAACGGCTACCTGAACCAGCTCGAAGCCAACATGGACAGCAGCTACGAAAGCAGCTCCATCACCTCCGATGAAGATGCCGACCAAGCCACCACCGTCGAAGAAGACGAAGCGCAGAGTGCTGACGAAGCGGGCGAACCTGTAGACTCTCCAGAACAGTGA
- a CDS encoding SDR family NAD(P)-dependent oxidoreductase, with amino-acid sequence MTRYALITGASSGIGLAMAEALARRGRSLILVARQRDQLESIAIELTQRFGVEVLFRACDLGEPLRLSGFLLELEEGERQIDLLVNCAGIGTSGPFLAQDWMTEQDLMEVNILALTRMCHALGNTMALHGGGQILNVASIAAFQPGPWMSTYYASKAYVLHFSEGLREELKTCGIKVSVLCPGPTRTAFFGTAQMDTAKLDRSQQLMSPEEVALYTVRALDKNKAIIIPGRRNRWIAFSPRFSPRWLTRKIAGAINKAYCPR; translated from the coding sequence ATGACCCGTTACGCTCTGATCACCGGCGCCTCCAGCGGCATCGGCCTGGCCATGGCCGAAGCCCTGGCCCGTCGCGGCCGCAGCTTGATTCTGGTGGCCCGCCAGCGTGATCAGTTGGAAAGCATTGCAATCGAGTTGACCCAACGCTTTGGCGTCGAGGTGCTGTTCCGGGCCTGCGACCTCGGCGAGCCGTTGCGCTTGTCCGGGTTCCTGCTGGAGCTTGAGGAAGGCGAGCGGCAGATCGACCTGCTGGTGAACTGCGCCGGCATCGGCACCAGCGGGCCATTCCTCGCCCAGGATTGGATGACCGAACAAGACCTCATGGAGGTCAACATCCTCGCCTTGACCCGTATGTGCCACGCCCTTGGCAACACCATGGCGCTGCACGGCGGCGGGCAGATTCTCAATGTGGCGTCCATCGCGGCGTTCCAGCCCGGCCCGTGGATGAGCACTTACTACGCCAGCAAAGCCTATGTATTGCACTTTTCCGAAGGCTTGCGTGAGGAATTGAAGACCTGCGGCATCAAGGTCTCGGTGCTCTGCCCCGGCCCTACTCGCACCGCGTTCTTCGGCACCGCGCAGATGGACACCGCCAAGCTCGACCGCAGCCAACAGCTGATGAGCCCCGAAGAAGTGGCGCTCTACACCGTGCGCGCCCTGGATAAAAACAAAGCCATCATCATCCCTGGCCGCCGTAACCGCTGGATCGCCTTCAGCCCGCGCTTCAGCCCACGCTGGCTGACCCGCAAGATCGCCGGCGCCATCAACAAGGCCTATTGCCCACGTTGA
- a CDS encoding IS3 family transposase (programmed frameshift), producing MDSGKRRSQRDYTLAFKLSVVDQVEKGELSYKEAQRRYGIQGRSTVLVWLRKHGRQDWSQGASIREPRSRSMTEPTLPLTPEQRIKELEEQLALSNQKAQFFEAVVNVLKNDYGVSVGKKATRQVLSQGQIQGLSITRACLFMSISRQAYYQRNRVFDERARQDQEVMDFVLEKRRRQPRIGTRKLHYLMSVEVGASVRVGRDRLFSILRNARELVVRKRAYHKTTDSHHRFRRHPNLLKAGHEQIVANRPEQVWVADITYLPTQESVAYVSLVTDAYSRKIVGHHVHESLHTESVIKAMEKAVGERRSTLPLIHHSDRGAQYCSELYQRLHASHGVRCSMTDGYDCYQNALAERINGILKTEFLLYRPKNLADAVKMVDESVLIYNGERPHLSLKYKTPDAVHRAF from the exons ATGGATTCGGGCAAAAGGCGGAGCCAGCGTGACTACACGCTAGCCTTTAAATTATCGGTCGTAGACCAGGTCGAAAAGGGCGAGTTGAGTTATAAAGAGGCTCAACGGCGCTACGGCATTCAGGGCCGGTCCACAGTACTGGTCTGGCTACGCAAGCACGGCCGGCAGGACTGGAGCCAAGGCGCGTCAATTCGAGAGCCGAGGAGCAGGTCCATGACCGAGCCAACCCTCCCGCTGACCCCCGAGCAGCGGATCAAAGAGCTCGAAGAACAGCTGGCGCTAAGCAATCAGAAAGCGCAATTCTTCGAAGCCGTCGTGAATGTTCTGAAAAATGACTACGGTGTTTCCGTCG GTAAAAAAGCGACCCGGCAAGTCCTCTCGCAAGGGCAAATCCAAGGCCTGAGCATCACGAGGGCTTGCCTGTTTATGAGCATTTCGCGCCAAGCGTATTACCAACGCAATCGGGTTTTCGACGAGAGGGCTCGTCAAGATCAAGAGGTCATGGACTTTGTTCTTGAAAAGCGCCGCCGTCAGCCACGGATAGGCACGCGCAAGCTGCATTACCTGATGAGCGTTGAAGTTGGTGCATCAGTTCGGGTCGGCAGAGACCGCCTGTTTAGCATCCTGCGCAACGCTCGAGAACTGGTTGTACGCAAACGGGCATACCACAAAACGACGGACAGCCATCACCGTTTTCGCCGACACCCTAACCTGCTCAAAGCAGGTCATGAGCAGATAGTGGCCAATAGGCCAGAGCAGGTCTGGGTTGCAGACATCACCTACCTGCCGACACAGGAAAGCGTGGCTTATGTGAGCCTGGTGACAGACGCCTACTCGCGCAAGATCGTAGGCCATCATGTGCATGAGAGCTTGCATACCGAGTCGGTAATCAAGGCGATGGAAAAGGCAGTTGGTGAGCGCCGAAGCACGCTGCCACTGATCCATCACTCAGACCGTGGAGCCCAATACTGCTCTGAGCTTTATCAACGCTTGCACGCTAGTCATGGCGTCAGGTGCTCAATGACCGACGGCTATGACTGCTACCAGAATGCTCTGGCGGAGAGGATAAACGGCATTTTGAAGACCGAGTTCCTGCTGTATCGCCCTAAAAATCTGGCGGACGCAGTGAAAATGGTGGATGAGTCGGTGCTGATCTACAACGGGGAACGGCCACACCTGTCCCTGAAATACAAAACGCCCGATGCGGTGCATCGGGCGTTTTGA
- the hemJ gene encoding protoporphyrinogen oxidase HemJ, translating into MLYLWVKAFHIISIVCWFAGLFYLPRLFVYHAQSEDTVSKERFSVMERKLYRGIMGPAMVAALIFGGWLIYLNPSIFHSGGWIHAKLTLVVLLIGYHHMCGAQVKRFARGENTRSHVFYRWFNEVPVLILLAIVILVVVKPF; encoded by the coding sequence ATGCTTTATCTATGGGTCAAAGCCTTCCATATCATCAGCATCGTCTGCTGGTTTGCCGGGCTGTTCTACCTGCCACGCCTGTTCGTCTATCACGCCCAAAGCGAGGACACCGTCAGCAAGGAGCGTTTCAGCGTCATGGAGCGCAAGTTGTACCGCGGCATCATGGGGCCTGCGATGGTTGCCGCGCTGATCTTCGGCGGCTGGCTGATCTACCTGAACCCGAGCATCTTTCATTCGGGCGGCTGGATCCACGCCAAGCTGACACTCGTCGTACTGCTCATCGGCTACCACCATATGTGCGGCGCGCAGGTAAAACGCTTCGCCCGTGGCGAAAACACCCGCAGCCATGTCTTTTATCGCTGGTTCAATGAAGTGCCCGTTCTGATATTGCTGGCTATCGTAATTTTGGTCGTGGTCAAACCGTTCTAA
- a CDS encoding aminodeoxychorismate/anthranilate synthase component II: protein MLLMIDNYDSFTYNVVQYLGELGAEVKVVRNDELTVAEIAALNPERIVVSPGPCTPTEAGISLEAIQYFAGKLPILGVCLGHQSIGQAFGGDVVRARQVMHGKTSPVFHNDVGVFHGLNLPVTVTRYHSLVVKRETLPECLELTAWTQLEDGSVDEIMGLRHKTLNIEGVQFHPESILTEQGYELFANFLKQSGGTR, encoded by the coding sequence ATGTTGCTGATGATTGATAACTACGACTCCTTTACCTACAACGTTGTGCAGTACCTGGGTGAGCTGGGTGCCGAGGTCAAGGTGGTGCGCAACGACGAACTGACCGTGGCCGAAATCGCCGCCCTGAACCCGGAGCGCATCGTGGTTTCGCCAGGCCCGTGCACGCCGACCGAGGCAGGCATTTCCCTCGAAGCGATCCAGTATTTCGCCGGCAAGCTGCCGATCCTGGGCGTGTGCCTGGGCCACCAATCCATCGGCCAGGCCTTTGGTGGTGACGTGGTGCGTGCGCGCCAGGTGATGCACGGCAAAACCAGCCCGGTGTTCCATAATGATGTCGGCGTGTTTCATGGCCTCAACCTGCCGGTGACCGTGACCCGCTATCACTCGCTGGTGGTCAAGCGCGAAACCCTGCCGGAATGCCTGGAGTTGACCGCCTGGACCCAGCTGGAAGACGGCTCGGTCGATGAGATCATGGGCCTGCGCCACAAGACACTGAATATCGAAGGGGTGCAATTTCACCCCGAGTCGATCCTGACCGAGCAGGGCTACGAGCTGTTCGCCAACTTTCTCAAGCAGAGCGGCGGCACGCGCTAA
- a CDS encoding NAD(P)H-dependent flavin oxidoreductase → MSLPALLEQRLRLPVVAAPMFLISNPQLVLACCRNGVVGSFPALNQRESSGFKAWLEEIEAGLAQLDNPAPYAVNLIVHHSNPRLEADLAICVEHKVPIVITSLGAVKELVDAVHSYGGLVFHDVTTRRHAEKAAEAGVDGLIAVAAGAGGHAGTWSPFSLIAEIRQFFDKTLLLAGCLNHGHEILAAQLLGADLAYFGTRFIGTTESHAPDAYKEMLLTSRAADIVHTPAVSGVPASFMRQSLENAGFDLAALQGKGEVNFGSKLKPLSDEAKAWKTVWSAGQGVGEIDDLPSVDELVARLDAEYRKAREQAAQLRWPR, encoded by the coding sequence ATGTCATTGCCCGCTCTGCTTGAACAACGCCTGCGCCTGCCCGTCGTGGCGGCGCCGATGTTCCTGATTTCCAACCCGCAACTGGTCCTGGCGTGCTGCCGCAATGGGGTGGTCGGGAGTTTCCCGGCGCTCAACCAACGCGAAAGCAGCGGGTTCAAGGCCTGGCTGGAGGAAATCGAAGCGGGCCTGGCACAGTTGGATAACCCCGCTCCCTACGCCGTCAACCTGATCGTGCACCACAGCAACCCACGGCTGGAGGCGGACCTGGCGATCTGCGTCGAGCACAAAGTGCCGATCGTCATTACCAGCCTGGGCGCCGTGAAGGAATTGGTCGACGCCGTACACAGCTACGGCGGCCTGGTGTTCCATGACGTCACCACCCGACGTCATGCCGAGAAGGCTGCCGAAGCCGGCGTCGATGGACTGATCGCCGTCGCGGCCGGTGCCGGTGGCCATGCTGGCACCTGGAGTCCGTTTTCGCTGATTGCGGAGATTCGCCAGTTCTTTGACAAAACCTTGCTGTTGGCTGGCTGCCTCAACCACGGGCACGAAATTCTCGCCGCCCAGTTGCTCGGCGCAGACCTTGCCTATTTCGGCACGCGCTTTATCGGCACCACCGAAAGCCACGCCCCGGATGCCTATAAAGAGATGCTGCTCACATCGCGCGCCGCCGACATCGTGCACACTCCCGCTGTCTCCGGCGTGCCCGCCAGCTTCATGCGCCAGAGCCTGGAAAACGCCGGTTTCGACCTCGCCGCCCTGCAAGGCAAAGGCGAGGTCAACTTCGGTTCCAAGCTCAAGCCGTTGAGCGACGAAGCCAAGGCATGGAAGACTGTATGGTCCGCCGGCCAAGGTGTCGGTGAAATTGATGATTTGCCCAGCGTCGATGAACTGGTTGCCCGTCTGGATGCCGAATACCGCAAGGCCCGCGAACAGGCCGCTCAATTGCGCTGGCCGCGCTGA
- a CDS encoding histidine triad nucleotide-binding protein, translated as MDTLFTKIINREIPADIIYEDDQVLAFKDIHPAAPVHFLVIPKKHIPTLNDLTEEDKALAGHILFTAQRLAVEQGCEEGFRVVMNCNPKGGQTVYHIHMHVLGQRQMNWPPG; from the coding sequence GTGGATACTCTGTTCACCAAGATCATCAACAGAGAAATACCCGCGGATATCATCTACGAAGATGATCAAGTCCTGGCGTTCAAGGACATCCACCCGGCGGCGCCTGTGCATTTCCTGGTCATTCCCAAGAAACACATCCCGACCCTTAATGACCTGACCGAAGAAGATAAAGCCCTGGCCGGTCATATTCTGTTCACCGCCCAGCGCCTGGCCGTGGAACAAGGCTGTGAAGAAGGTTTCCGGGTGGTGATGAACTGCAACCCGAAAGGTGGGCAGACCGTCTATCACATCCATATGCATGTGCTGGGTCAGCGCCAGATGAACTGGCCGCCGGGCTGA
- the crp gene encoding cAMP-activated global transcriptional regulator CRP, producing MVALTPIPKIKNLDKLLMHCQRRRYPAKHNIICAGERSETLFFIIKGSVTILIEDEDGREMIIAYLNTGDFFGELGLFEQAGKEQERSAWVRAKVECEVAEISYAKFRELSQHDPDILYALSGQIAQRLRDTTRKVGDLAFFDVTGRVARCLLDLCKQPDAMTHPDGMQIKVTRQEIGRIVGCSREMVGRVLKDLEERNLVHVKGKTMVVFGTR from the coding sequence ATGGTTGCCCTTACTCCCATACCCAAGATCAAGAATCTCGACAAATTGTTGATGCATTGCCAGCGACGCCGCTACCCGGCCAAGCACAACATCATCTGCGCGGGTGAACGCTCCGAAACGCTGTTCTTCATCATCAAAGGCTCGGTCACCATCTTGATCGAGGATGAAGACGGCCGCGAAATGATCATCGCCTACCTGAACACCGGGGATTTCTTTGGGGAGTTGGGGCTATTCGAACAAGCTGGCAAGGAACAGGAGCGCAGCGCCTGGGTGCGCGCCAAGGTCGAATGCGAAGTGGCCGAGATCAGCTACGCCAAGTTCCGCGAGCTTTCCCAGCACGATCCCGACATTCTCTATGCCCTGAGCGGCCAGATTGCCCAGCGTCTGCGCGACACCACGCGCAAGGTCGGCGACCTGGCATTTTTTGATGTAACGGGACGAGTCGCCCGTTGCCTGCTGGATTTGTGCAAGCAGCCCGACGCCATGACGCATCCCGACGGAATGCAGATCAAAGTCACGCGTCAGGAAATCGGGCGCATTGTCGGCTGTTCACGGGAGATGGTCGGTCGCGTGCTCAAGGACCTGGAAGAGCGCAACCTGGTACACGTCAAAGGCAAGACGATGGTGGTGTTTGGCACCCGCTAA